A genomic window from Pirellulaceae bacterium includes:
- the nadD gene encoding nicotinate-nucleotide adenylyltransferase has product MRLGILGGSFDPVHYAHLLMAEICREACQLDQVWFLPAAVAPHKQNHQVSDALHRVEMLKLAIGGHSSFRVSDLELKRGGVSYTVETLRHIRSQQPDDNLFFIMGADSLRDFPTWRQPEKICELAMPLIVARPDWPNPDYRALAALVGPERAEQIQRSAVTIPLMQLSSTEIRQRVSQQQSIRFRLPRAVEKYIEANRLYRG; this is encoded by the coding sequence ATGAGATTGGGTATTCTTGGCGGTTCATTTGACCCGGTTCACTACGCGCACCTGCTGATGGCCGAAATCTGTCGGGAGGCCTGTCAGCTCGATCAAGTCTGGTTTTTGCCCGCTGCAGTCGCACCCCACAAGCAGAATCACCAAGTTTCCGACGCCCTTCACCGAGTTGAAATGTTGAAATTGGCGATTGGTGGGCACTCGTCATTTCGAGTTTCCGATCTTGAGCTCAAGCGAGGTGGAGTAAGCTACACCGTGGAAACGTTACGGCACATCCGGTCGCAACAACCGGACGACAACTTATTTTTCATAATGGGAGCCGATTCTCTGCGAGATTTTCCAACTTGGCGACAACCCGAGAAGATTTGCGAATTGGCAATGCCTCTCATTGTTGCTCGGCCAGACTGGCCCAACCCGGATTATCGTGCCCTGGCCGCACTCGTTGGCCCGGAGCGTGCAGAGCAAATTCAACGGTCAGCCGTGACCATACCCTTAATGCAGCTCAGTAGTACGGAGATTCGACAGCGTGTCAGCCAGCAGCAAAGTATCCGCTTTCGGTTGCCTCGCGCCGTGGAAAAATATATCGAAGCTAACCGACTTTACCGTGGCTAG
- the priA gene encoding primosomal protein N', translated as MFDEQKELFEVEVDPWQLDDESERRIASVVFAEGVADAYSYLVPDELQDDVVVGKRVRVPLGRGNRSVVGYCVDVTTQSSVQRRLKSISAVLDETPLASPAMLRLTRWMADHYLTTWGKALEGVLPAAIRYQAGTRERTFYSVPTHIAARLTQLKLPSKQAAILKHLASSQTPLTAQQIKSAIECTDSPLKGLIKKGLVDSKVSRVEDIDVSVASPEHHTELNLNPDQQSAIGAIISAVQSGQHETILLHGVTGSGKTEVYIQSIEEVVTYGRQAIVLVPEISLTPQTQRRFRSRFPKVAVLHSHLTDRERNWHWKRIASGEVNVVVGARSAVFAPTPQLGLIVIDEEHDSSFKQDSLPRYHARDVANQRAQMENIPLILGSATPSLESWQRAKTSSSRLISLPRRVLNLPLPDVVTIDLRNCFQSRQHRGAISRQLQQAMKQALSKTEQVILLLNRRGFSTHIQCPACGEVVRCPHCELALTHHRQGEIAVCHYCDYQIPAPPVCPECKFEGIRYSGQGTQRLEAEVRSRFPNASCLRMDSDTMRQPGSHEESLSRFRRGEVQILVGTQMIAKGLDFPNVTVVGVINADTALHLPDFRAAERTFQLVTQVAGRTGRGPKGGRVYVQTSNPEHIAIRSAERHDYHRFADYELPIREQFNYPPFGRMIRVIARGTSETQTEQVMESIADLLRIRLADDDQFRLLGPAPAPIEKLRGKYRFHMLLQITSITPLKEALRAAQTAVHAPDDVQWIIDVDPVDMM; from the coding sequence ATGTTCGATGAACAAAAAGAACTGTTCGAGGTCGAGGTCGACCCTTGGCAATTAGACGACGAGTCGGAGCGCCGCATCGCATCGGTCGTCTTTGCCGAGGGAGTCGCAGATGCCTACTCGTACCTTGTCCCCGACGAGTTACAAGATGATGTTGTGGTAGGCAAGCGAGTGCGAGTCCCCTTAGGTCGTGGCAATCGTTCTGTCGTCGGCTACTGCGTCGACGTCACAACACAAAGCAGTGTCCAACGGCGTCTCAAATCAATTTCGGCTGTGTTGGATGAGACTCCTTTGGCATCCCCCGCCATGCTGCGGTTGACCCGGTGGATGGCGGACCATTATCTCACGACCTGGGGTAAAGCTCTGGAAGGCGTCTTGCCCGCCGCCATTCGGTACCAAGCCGGCACGCGAGAGCGCACATTCTATTCGGTTCCGACTCATATCGCCGCTCGACTCACTCAACTCAAACTGCCTTCGAAACAAGCGGCAATCCTCAAACACTTGGCAAGCTCACAAACTCCGCTCACCGCACAACAGATCAAGTCTGCAATCGAATGTACAGATTCGCCCTTGAAGGGTTTGATCAAAAAAGGTCTGGTTGATTCAAAAGTATCACGAGTAGAAGACATTGATGTGTCCGTTGCCTCGCCCGAACACCATACGGAGCTCAATCTAAATCCTGATCAACAGTCGGCTATAGGGGCAATTATCTCGGCAGTGCAATCCGGACAGCACGAAACGATTCTGCTGCACGGCGTTACGGGCAGCGGCAAGACCGAAGTTTACATTCAATCGATTGAGGAAGTAGTGACCTACGGTCGTCAGGCAATTGTTCTCGTGCCCGAGATCAGTCTCACACCACAAACCCAACGGCGGTTTCGCTCCCGATTTCCCAAAGTCGCCGTGCTGCACAGCCATCTCACCGACAGAGAACGAAACTGGCATTGGAAACGAATTGCCTCCGGTGAAGTGAACGTGGTTGTGGGCGCGCGCAGTGCCGTGTTTGCGCCTACACCGCAACTGGGACTAATCGTGATTGACGAGGAGCATGATAGTTCATTCAAGCAGGATTCCTTACCGCGATACCATGCTCGTGATGTGGCCAACCAGCGAGCTCAGATGGAAAACATTCCGTTGATTCTCGGTTCCGCAACACCCTCGCTCGAAAGCTGGCAGCGTGCAAAAACCAGCAGTTCACGACTCATTTCATTGCCGCGACGAGTTCTGAATTTACCGTTGCCTGATGTCGTCACCATTGACCTACGCAATTGTTTTCAGAGCCGACAACATCGAGGTGCGATCAGTCGGCAACTGCAACAGGCGATGAAACAAGCTCTATCGAAAACCGAGCAGGTCATCTTACTACTCAATCGCCGCGGTTTCTCAACTCACATCCAATGCCCGGCCTGCGGTGAAGTTGTCCGCTGTCCACATTGCGAATTGGCGTTGACCCACCACCGCCAAGGTGAAATCGCAGTTTGTCACTATTGTGATTACCAAATACCGGCCCCGCCGGTCTGTCCGGAATGCAAATTCGAAGGCATCCGCTATTCCGGCCAGGGAACACAAAGATTGGAGGCAGAAGTACGATCCCGCTTTCCGAACGCATCCTGCTTAAGAATGGACTCGGACACCATGCGACAGCCAGGCAGTCACGAGGAGTCACTGTCTCGTTTTCGTCGAGGTGAGGTTCAAATTCTGGTGGGAACCCAAATGATTGCCAAAGGGCTCGACTTTCCGAATGTGACCGTTGTGGGTGTCATCAACGCCGATACAGCGCTACACCTGCCTGATTTCCGGGCCGCTGAGCGAACCTTTCAATTGGTTACTCAGGTGGCAGGCCGGACAGGTCGCGGGCCGAAGGGGGGGCGCGTTTACGTCCAGACTTCCAACCCCGAGCACATCGCGATCCGCTCTGCGGAACGCCATGACTACCATCGGTTCGCCGATTACGAATTACCGATTCGAGAACAATTCAATTATCCACCGTTCGGCCGTATGATTCGCGTCATTGCCCGAGGGACTAGCGAAACCCAAACCGAACAAGTGATGGAAAGCATCGCCGATCTGCTCCGAATACGACTGGCCGATGACGACCAATTTCGCTTACTCGGTCCGGCACCGGCGCCCATTGAAAAGTTACGAGGAAAATACCGCTTCCACATGCTCCTGCAAATTACCTCAATTACCCCGCTAAAAGAGGCGTTGCGTGCCGCCCAAACCGCCGTTCATGCGCCTGATGACGTGCAATGGATCATTGACGTCGATCCGGTGGACATGATGTAG